One window of the Salvia splendens isolate huo1 chromosome 1, SspV2, whole genome shotgun sequence genome contains the following:
- the LOC121750252 gene encoding pharyngeal muscle protein 2-like → MHIKGTMELNEVEKQGEMKMVEIVEQGEEVEQQLHDAGPVEGPEEMIIPTDREVEEADVNTEEPRVKATVTTEAEQLVLTAEEVERHLAATVSEAERMELDVEAQEFENGMTVNEEENPTERAEMGPVEGVETNTTVPEKREVVIVTDEEDETEKVPLHAEIVQPEAEAVVFLTYQGRPARDETSEKRFEEEQPRQTPRQKIRETVESPTRSTAGVPRRRRRLIIVEEPDEEEDVFFSPMDARPSQVQPDAPYEANDSERERRERKREGEDHCYSSKEEAKAAINNLGDSRGKTESRRKRFS, encoded by the coding sequence ATGCATATCAAGGGAACTATGGAGTTAAACGAGGTCGAGAAACAGGGGGAAATGAAAATGGTGGAAATAGTGGAGCAAGGAGAAGAAGTCGAACAGCAGTTGCACGATGCTGGCCCGGTTGAAGGACCCGAGGAAATGATAATTCCTACTGATAGAGAGGTGGAGGAGGCTGATGTGAACACTGAGGAACCGAGAGTTAAGGCGACTGTTACTACGGAAGCAGAGCAACTAGTACTTACCGCGGAAGAGGTTGAAAGACATTTGGCTGCAACCGTGTCTGAAGCCGAAAGAATGGAATTGGATGTTGAGGCGCAGGAATTTGAAAATGGCATGACGGTGAATGAAGAGGAGAACCCCACTGAGAGGGCGGAAATGGGCCCTGTTGAGGGCGTTGAAACAAACACAACTGTACCGGAGAAAAGAGAGGTGGTGATTGTGACTGATGAGGAGGATGAGACTGAGAAGGTGCCTCTTCATGCCGAGATTGTTCAACCAGAGGCAGAGGCCGTTGTCTTCCTTACCTATCAAGGGCGACCAGCCAGAGACGAGACTTCAGAGAAGAGGTTTGAAGAGGAACAACCTAGACAGACCCCGAGACAGAAAATAAGGGAGACTGTGGAAAGCCCAACAAGGAGTACAGCTGGCGTGCCTCGCCGTAGAAGGAGACTCATCATTGTTGAGGAACCTGATGAGGAGGAAGATGTTTTCTTCTCACCGATGGATGCGCGGCCTAGTCAGGTACAACCGGATGCCCCATATGAGGCAAATGATAGTGAAAGAGaaaggagagaaagaaaaagggaaggggaagaccATTGCTACTCCAGTAAAGAAGAAGCCAAGGCAGCCATTAACAACCTTGGTGATTCAAGAGGGAAGACAGAGAGTCGAAGAAAGAGATTTTCATGA